A portion of the Roseimicrobium gellanilyticum genome contains these proteins:
- a CDS encoding DUF4339 domain-containing protein, whose translation MELQISRDGVVIQALELEGLAGAVADGTILQTDYGWHEGMTDWKLVSELVSPAVPKKRRKTAKSSEAKKDWRQDPATEKQIEFLKSFGVTPAPNLKKGEASELIDRCINDPEARRIQDEKRFADWEAVMKRQRQERAASGAFSFRKDFEKAKTEVAKEMDRISKSKVAAASKKKELALLQKRLTHAVGAEKEEIEEQIEDIECDLIDLECDPIDLQCCKEELKEAETVRIKFWKATFKRDWIQSDDAMEYDVLVDVSTTIDKLYEEYGQYFKSPTNKQIKDVLESLDSASLDWDRAQPDAFFARLHHISPSQMKVGAGIRTSKSSTSRTKAGKGKGCLVVLLSGVLLFVTMVVVLAYIADQASPRNDGSRMVG comes from the coding sequence ATGGAACTACAAATCTCAAGAGACGGAGTGGTTATACAAGCACTTGAACTTGAGGGACTGGCCGGAGCTGTTGCAGACGGGACAATCCTCCAAACTGACTACGGATGGCACGAGGGGATGACGGATTGGAAGCTTGTGAGCGAACTTGTATCTCCTGCTGTGCCTAAGAAACGGAGGAAGACCGCAAAGTCTTCCGAGGCGAAGAAGGACTGGCGACAAGATCCAGCGACAGAAAAGCAAATTGAGTTCCTTAAATCGTTCGGAGTGACTCCTGCACCGAACCTAAAAAAAGGAGAGGCATCGGAGTTGATCGATCGATGTATCAATGACCCCGAAGCGCGAAGGATTCAGGATGAGAAACGCTTTGCTGATTGGGAGGCGGTGATGAAGCGACAGCGCCAGGAGCGCGCTGCCTCGGGAGCTTTCTCATTTAGGAAGGATTTTGAGAAGGCAAAGACCGAGGTTGCGAAAGAGATGGATCGCATTTCTAAGAGTAAGGTGGCTGCTGCTTCCAAAAAGAAGGAGCTAGCATTGCTTCAAAAGCGGCTGACACACGCGGTCGGAGCTGAAAAGGAGGAGATTGAAGAGCAGATCGAGGACATAGAATGCGACCTAATTGACCTTGAATGCGATCCGATTGACCTCCAATGCTGCAAGGAGGAGTTGAAGGAAGCGGAAACTGTCCGGATCAAATTCTGGAAGGCTACTTTCAAAAGGGATTGGATTCAATCTGACGATGCCATGGAATACGACGTGTTGGTTGATGTAAGCACCACCATCGATAAGCTCTACGAGGAGTACGGCCAATACTTCAAGAGTCCCACCAATAAGCAGATTAAGGACGTTCTTGAGTCGTTAGACAGCGCCTCGCTCGATTGGGATAGAGCGCAACCCGATGCGTTCTTCGCTCGCCTTCACCACATCTCTCCTAGTCAGATGAAGGTAGGCGCAGGAATTCGAACATCTAAAAGTTCAACATCTCGTACGAAGGCGGGCAAGGGGAAAGGATGTTTGGTTGTCCTGCTTTCTGGAGTGCTTCTCTTTGTGACGATGGTCGTTGTACTTGCGTACATTGCGGACCAGGCGTCACCAAGAAATGATGGTTCTAGAATGGTTGGGTAA
- a CDS encoding glycoside hydrolase family 130 protein — protein MSPVHLRRHEVTLLPESARVIIRPFIPAEIHRITTIIGRALALTEEEVCHQLDAVKQEFEGRHFDIASLLLGHFQKVERHVFTQRPLSNERKMLIGALFSGEYALESAAIFNPSIVPHPDQSGLDAGALRFVMSLRATGEGHISSIEFRVGTISPDGNIALDPVSRFVTVPVVVPNPTYRRRRFIIKLAEMGFDGGHADAVMAPLAEDFTLSDLNKSISTVRREHQPTTRDLTRTLECIQWLADSNYELSFSNKLAISERIIFPVSPNETNGIEDARFVRFVDDDGAVMYYATYTAYNGRAILPMLIETKDFLHFRILTLNGSAVQNKGMALFPRRIQGRYVMLSRQDDENLFIMFSDDPHHWNDPEVILRPSEMWESVKVGNCGSPIETEAGWLVITHGVGPMRKYCIGVVLLDLEDPRKVIARLRQPLLAPEGNEREGYVPNVVYSCGSMLHGRQLILPYAMSDKASAIASMSLDDLLAALRAEPV, from the coding sequence ATGAGTCCTGTTCACCTCCGGCGTCACGAGGTGACGCTCCTTCCCGAAAGCGCAAGGGTAATCATTCGTCCATTCATCCCTGCGGAAATCCATCGCATCACCACCATCATCGGTCGGGCGCTCGCTCTTACGGAAGAGGAGGTCTGCCATCAGTTGGATGCAGTGAAGCAGGAGTTCGAGGGACGCCACTTCGACATCGCATCGCTGCTGCTTGGGCATTTTCAGAAGGTGGAGCGGCATGTGTTCACCCAGCGCCCACTCTCCAACGAACGAAAAATGCTCATTGGCGCTTTGTTCTCCGGTGAATATGCGCTGGAGTCCGCTGCCATCTTCAATCCCTCCATTGTACCCCATCCAGACCAGAGCGGTCTTGATGCTGGGGCCCTGCGCTTCGTCATGAGCCTCCGCGCCACGGGCGAGGGGCATATCTCCTCCATCGAATTCCGCGTCGGCACCATCTCGCCAGACGGAAATATCGCACTGGACCCCGTGTCACGCTTCGTCACGGTGCCCGTTGTCGTCCCCAATCCCACTTACAGAAGACGACGTTTCATCATCAAGCTGGCTGAGATGGGATTCGACGGAGGCCATGCCGATGCCGTCATGGCCCCGCTGGCAGAGGATTTCACACTCAGTGACCTGAACAAAAGCATCAGCACCGTGCGGCGTGAGCACCAGCCTACCACACGCGATCTCACCCGCACACTGGAGTGCATCCAGTGGCTGGCCGACTCCAACTATGAGCTCAGCTTCTCCAACAAGCTCGCCATCAGTGAGCGTATCATTTTCCCCGTCTCTCCGAATGAAACTAATGGCATCGAGGACGCACGCTTTGTCCGCTTTGTGGATGACGATGGGGCGGTGATGTATTACGCCACCTACACAGCCTACAATGGGCGGGCCATCCTGCCCATGCTTATCGAGACAAAGGACTTCCTCCATTTCCGCATCCTCACCCTCAATGGCAGTGCCGTGCAGAACAAGGGCATGGCGCTCTTCCCCCGGCGTATCCAGGGGCGTTACGTGATGCTTTCGCGGCAGGACGATGAGAACCTCTTCATCATGTTTTCGGACGATCCCCATCACTGGAATGACCCGGAAGTGATCCTCCGTCCCTCGGAGATGTGGGAATCCGTGAAGGTGGGCAACTGCGGCTCACCCATCGAGACAGAGGCCGGTTGGCTCGTTATTACTCATGGGGTTGGACCCATGAGAAAATACTGCATCGGAGTCGTGCTGCTCGATCTTGAGGATCCAAGGAAGGTTATCGCACGTCTGCGCCAGCCACTCCTCGCCCCAGAAGGCAACGAGCGCGAAGGGTATGTGCCGAACGTCGTCTACAGTTGCGGTTCCATGCTGCATGGTCGCCAGCTCATCCTGCCCTATGCCATGAGCGACAAGGCATCTGCCATCGCGAGCATGTCGCTGGATGACCTGCTGGCCGCACTGCGAGCTGAGCCGGTGTGA
- a CDS encoding glycosyltransferase, with product MSTPGLQRIAFLGNYLPRLCGIATFTHDLCESVSLAAHDAECFAGAVNDRTEGYDYPPRVRFELLEKDLDSYRRAADFLNFNNVDVLCVQHEFGIYGGPSGSHLLALIKELRMPVVTTLHTILREPNPVQRRVMEELAERSDRLVVMAHKGAEILRETYRIPEAKVDLIPHGILNMPFADSGGYKEQFGVKGRQVLLTFGLLGPGKGIEHVIEALPQIVQRHPDVVYLVLGATHPHLLEREGERYRLSLERLAEDRGVKDHIIFYNRFVSQDDLKEFIGATDIYLTPYLNEAQITSGTLAYVFGAGKAVVSTPYWHAQELLADGRGELVPFRDSQAIADAVCKLLDDPLHMERMRADAYAMGREMIWPAVAERYLESFQQARATRRATPRTAFAGWTLNSRPYALPPLRLDHVVRMSDGTGIFQHAIFNVPNFHEGYCTDDNARAFILCNMLEEIGGDPPAENLGTLATSYLAFLAAALDYGSGRFRNFMSHGRQWLEEYGSEDSHARALWAAGVGAGHSRNEGHRRLSAQLFERGLEAVSSFTSPRAWSFTLLGIHEYLRQFNCTPELAAMRALLTNRLVDLWNTCATANWPWFEPYVTYDNARLCQALILSSQWSRDKVAMEIGLKSLGWLVSIQKTQTGCYRPIGSNGFYVRDGARADFDQQPVEAQAMVSACFEAFRATQDASWSREAKRAFEWFLGRNDLGLALYDFTTGGCSDGLHHDRVNENQGAESTLAFHLALAEMAGAAHPTPPLPHLTS from the coding sequence CTGAGCACCCCTGGCCTTCAGCGAATCGCGTTCCTCGGCAATTACCTGCCAAGGCTTTGTGGAATTGCCACATTCACCCATGACCTCTGCGAATCGGTGTCGCTCGCAGCTCATGACGCGGAGTGTTTTGCGGGCGCGGTGAATGACCGCACGGAAGGGTACGACTATCCGCCGCGCGTCCGATTTGAGTTGTTGGAGAAGGACCTCGATTCCTATAGGCGTGCCGCGGACTTTCTGAACTTCAACAACGTTGATGTGCTCTGCGTGCAGCACGAATTCGGAATCTATGGCGGCCCGAGTGGGAGCCATCTTCTCGCCCTCATCAAGGAATTGCGGATGCCAGTGGTGACCACGCTGCACACCATTCTCCGGGAGCCGAATCCCGTGCAGCGGAGGGTGATGGAGGAATTGGCCGAACGCAGTGATCGCCTCGTGGTCATGGCGCACAAGGGAGCTGAGATCCTCCGTGAGACTTACCGGATTCCGGAAGCGAAGGTGGACCTCATTCCACATGGCATCCTGAATATGCCCTTTGCGGATTCCGGTGGTTACAAGGAGCAGTTTGGCGTGAAGGGTCGGCAGGTACTCCTCACCTTTGGGTTACTCGGCCCGGGCAAGGGAATCGAGCATGTGATAGAAGCATTGCCACAGATCGTTCAGCGCCATCCTGACGTGGTGTACTTGGTGCTGGGTGCCACGCACCCCCATCTACTGGAACGTGAGGGGGAGCGCTACCGCCTTAGCCTCGAACGCCTCGCGGAAGACCGGGGCGTGAAAGATCACATCATCTTCTACAACCGCTTCGTCTCGCAGGACGACCTCAAAGAATTCATCGGCGCGACGGACATCTATCTCACACCGTATCTGAATGAAGCCCAGATCACCTCCGGGACACTGGCTTACGTGTTCGGAGCTGGGAAAGCCGTGGTCTCCACACCCTACTGGCACGCGCAGGAACTCCTGGCAGACGGGCGTGGGGAACTCGTGCCTTTCCGCGATTCCCAAGCGATTGCAGACGCTGTCTGCAAACTGCTCGATGATCCTCTGCACATGGAAAGGATGCGTGCCGACGCCTATGCCATGGGTCGCGAGATGATCTGGCCCGCTGTGGCAGAGCGTTACCTGGAATCCTTTCAACAAGCCCGTGCGACGCGAAGGGCCACTCCTCGCACTGCCTTCGCGGGGTGGACCCTCAACAGCCGTCCCTACGCCCTCCCACCCCTGCGCCTGGACCACGTGGTGCGTATGAGCGATGGCACAGGCATCTTCCAGCACGCGATCTTCAATGTGCCGAACTTCCATGAGGGCTACTGCACGGATGACAACGCGCGCGCCTTCATCCTGTGCAACATGCTTGAGGAGATTGGAGGTGATCCGCCGGCGGAGAATCTCGGCACCCTGGCCACCAGCTACCTTGCATTTCTCGCCGCAGCGCTCGACTACGGCAGTGGCCGCTTCCGCAATTTCATGAGCCACGGGCGCCAGTGGCTGGAGGAATATGGGAGTGAAGACAGCCATGCTCGGGCATTGTGGGCTGCTGGAGTGGGCGCGGGCCACTCTCGCAATGAAGGCCACCGCAGGCTTTCGGCGCAACTATTCGAGCGAGGACTGGAGGCGGTTTCTTCCTTCACCTCACCCCGTGCGTGGAGCTTCACCCTGCTGGGCATCCACGAGTATCTGCGCCAGTTCAATTGCACTCCGGAACTCGCCGCCATGCGTGCGTTGCTCACGAACCGGCTCGTGGATCTCTGGAACACCTGCGCGACCGCAAACTGGCCGTGGTTTGAGCCCTATGTCACCTATGACAATGCACGCCTTTGCCAGGCACTCATTCTCAGCAGCCAATGGTCGCGAGATAAGGTGGCGATGGAAATCGGGCTCAAGTCACTCGGTTGGCTGGTGTCGATCCAGAAGACGCAGACAGGCTGCTACCGCCCCATTGGCAGCAATGGATTCTATGTGCGGGATGGTGCACGCGCCGACTTCGACCAACAGCCGGTAGAAGCACAAGCCATGGTGTCTGCGTGTTTTGAAGCCTTCCGTGCCACCCAGGATGCTTCATGGTCGCGTGAGGCGAAGCGCGCCTTCGAATGGTTCCTTGGGCGCAACGATCTGGGTCTGGCGCTTTATGACTTCACCACAGGCGGTTGCAGCGATGGCTTGCATCATGATCGCGTGAACGAAAATCAGGGTGCGGAGTCCACGCTGGCCTTTCACCTGGCACTTGCCGAAATGGCAGGCGCTGCACATCCCACTCCACCATTGCCGCATCTTACTTCATGA
- a CDS encoding DUF4339 domain-containing protein, translating to MTAAEANQRFAQILGDDLSDGMVNLAIRWNDRASGKKVLADIREMRRQLMALKRDITPFIVRSSNGKSAADLKREAFEEIGRSLLSGLKGTPKSSMPSTSKIGRAFKASRSEPYAVLKENIQNVIAKLDQLSDEIKLSPEYTGEEIDPTAGVHPVSQPKAVGMYLFISEEVKGPFSQEQLQALKDTGVASPETLCCKEGTEEWIPLSASQ from the coding sequence ATGACTGCAGCAGAAGCGAACCAGCGATTTGCTCAAATACTCGGCGATGACCTTTCCGATGGCATGGTCAATCTTGCAATTCGCTGGAACGACCGTGCTAGCGGCAAGAAGGTATTGGCTGACATACGTGAGATGCGACGGCAACTGATGGCGCTTAAACGCGACATCACGCCGTTCATTGTTCGTAGTAGCAACGGCAAGTCGGCTGCGGATCTCAAACGAGAAGCTTTCGAAGAGATCGGCCGTTCGTTACTGAGTGGCCTCAAGGGTACACCAAAGAGCTCGATGCCGTCTACGAGCAAAATTGGGCGCGCGTTCAAGGCGTCAAGATCGGAGCCCTATGCCGTGCTGAAAGAGAACATCCAGAATGTGATCGCGAAACTGGATCAGCTCAGTGACGAGATCAAACTCTCGCCTGAGTACACCGGTGAGGAAATTGATCCCACTGCAGGCGTCCATCCGGTCTCACAACCAAAGGCCGTAGGAATGTACCTATTCATTTCCGAAGAGGTAAAAGGGCCCTTCTCGCAAGAGCAACTGCAAGCCCTCAAGGACACAGGTGTCGCATCACCGGAGACACTGTGCTGTAAAGAGGGAACGGAAGAATGGATACCGCTCTCAGCCTCTCAATGA
- a CDS encoding AAA domain-containing protein, which produces MPQDSNNAQDNQVAGYLRYLRDVTRKILVRGGIKNVLKGTSANPTFYFNYTEHNEFHGSGFFRSSKQRLRRDPSKQLYVGFGMITGSMRSAAAGGATSRIGAPVFYAPISFDGDGVEPQVEWESVQLNLELLADLVGKSVPTPEDDIQEDSNLAHYGPLLQNAHTVLGEADDKLEKNCGNRDWRSALLGQAAVAEPAITGFFRNEIWLRLDSIKNRVHFAAGDKFDFTPGVSKLEKRLKELQTSGKLFFYPQAFVFAAPVPTEISTYNAIKHLVEECESHGIQNSLLKKLVGGLVLDGRIALNRSLEDRAKLEETIQLLPLSLSLEQREAVARAWEEEVSYIEGPPGTGKSHTITALMLSAILLGKKVLLVSQKKDAVAVVQQMVERYTGRHKVIYAGDDTEGRQKMADYLAGVSQDVARHDIRSRLAQLGLEAKTARGAVASKCFLLDGQKKQIQSHIQRDHEYLEKHREFVRRRKLLSSEVPEQFDFSKPKRVDTDEQWDAALSQGEVLYGQKFVEQNCKLLRGQKVWLQRLLSTLHRDFHLDPARLLADHHDHSLIYARKTLGLIAEWQKADLCKKLIAPGSLKAARDSLDHHSEDLERQQSRYVQTLFDAQVLAHAKEAEADLKSFARLWHWRSAEKLQQIMGALQYEQLLTAFPLWAGEMRFLGGYLPFHAEMFDLVIVDEASQVNIAEVLPALYRGTRFCVVGDKKQLGLDSAGMFSVNRTLEQLIWNRHCGADKFQDALSKKMILSKDSVLDFITESPGLPMSSTLLKEHFRSMPALSSFTSDHFYDCNLKLMRETPAHVQKKCFSAFQTGGKRGRLDEEGNLSTQKVVEEEVKKVLEILSQLIRERAWLKLPALKQHGFTESRPPSIGVLSFTTDQRNYLREKIFEEDYFDAVERATYKLQIGTTEEFQGSERNIMILTIAHDGVSRGGNFWSDKRRVNVATSRAIDYTYFVYGGLPPTAKVLKAYLNHFGVGAEEDSDGLSSETSVRRYDWSFNRERYRQELMESEFEQRVAEYLEEYCADRADRYQIQIFNQVAAGTRLESCGQKRLDFVLHCALTGKSVAVEVDGQHHFDQGTGRNYGEAHLERVAVLRRAGWNIVHIPYYEWYDRGWLCDRQEDSRFKRNWKRTVGQLDTALRIEGPTERG; this is translated from the coding sequence ATGCCCCAGGACTCCAATAACGCACAGGACAACCAAGTAGCTGGCTACTTGCGGTACCTTCGGGATGTCACTCGAAAGATTCTGGTCCGTGGAGGGATCAAGAATGTCCTGAAGGGCACTTCTGCAAATCCCACTTTCTATTTCAACTACACGGAACACAACGAGTTTCACGGATCTGGCTTCTTCCGGTCTTCGAAGCAACGATTACGGAGAGATCCATCGAAGCAACTGTACGTTGGCTTCGGCATGATCACTGGATCGATGCGGTCTGCTGCTGCCGGAGGAGCGACTTCACGCATTGGTGCCCCAGTGTTCTACGCGCCAATTTCCTTTGATGGGGATGGAGTGGAACCCCAGGTCGAGTGGGAGTCAGTGCAACTCAATTTGGAGCTGCTGGCTGACCTTGTTGGGAAATCGGTGCCCACGCCTGAGGACGATATCCAAGAAGACTCGAATCTGGCGCATTACGGGCCATTGTTGCAGAATGCTCATACAGTCCTGGGCGAGGCTGATGACAAGTTGGAGAAAAACTGTGGCAATCGCGATTGGCGCAGTGCCCTACTCGGACAGGCGGCCGTTGCAGAGCCTGCGATTACAGGATTCTTCCGCAACGAGATATGGCTCCGTCTTGATTCCATCAAGAACAGGGTGCATTTCGCAGCTGGTGACAAGTTCGACTTCACGCCTGGGGTGAGCAAGCTGGAGAAGCGCCTGAAAGAGCTTCAGACATCTGGCAAACTATTCTTCTACCCCCAGGCGTTTGTATTTGCCGCGCCTGTCCCCACGGAGATCAGCACTTACAATGCGATCAAGCATCTCGTGGAAGAATGTGAAAGCCACGGCATTCAGAACTCCTTGTTGAAGAAGTTGGTGGGCGGTCTGGTTTTGGACGGACGAATCGCGCTCAATCGGTCTCTTGAGGATCGTGCGAAGCTGGAGGAAACCATTCAACTGCTTCCACTATCACTGTCTTTGGAGCAACGGGAAGCGGTTGCGAGGGCTTGGGAAGAAGAGGTGTCGTACATCGAAGGGCCACCTGGCACAGGTAAATCACACACGATCACGGCGTTGATGCTCTCTGCTATCCTACTCGGCAAGAAAGTGCTTCTTGTGTCGCAGAAGAAGGACGCTGTAGCGGTGGTTCAGCAGATGGTTGAACGATACACTGGCCGGCACAAAGTAATCTACGCAGGTGATGACACTGAGGGCCGCCAGAAGATGGCGGACTATTTGGCTGGAGTGAGCCAGGACGTCGCGAGACATGACATTCGCTCCCGTCTTGCTCAGCTTGGCTTAGAGGCCAAGACCGCGCGTGGCGCTGTCGCGTCCAAGTGCTTCCTGCTGGATGGGCAGAAGAAGCAAATTCAGTCCCATATTCAGCGTGATCACGAGTATTTAGAAAAGCACAGAGAATTCGTGAGGCGACGGAAGCTTCTGTCTTCGGAGGTGCCCGAACAATTCGACTTCTCCAAACCTAAGCGAGTCGATACAGACGAACAATGGGATGCGGCCCTTTCACAGGGTGAAGTTTTGTACGGGCAGAAGTTTGTGGAGCAAAACTGCAAACTCCTTCGAGGTCAGAAGGTCTGGTTGCAACGCCTGCTCAGTACTCTGCATCGCGATTTTCACCTTGATCCTGCCCGTCTGCTTGCGGACCACCACGACCATTCCCTGATTTACGCTCGGAAGACGCTGGGGTTGATTGCTGAATGGCAGAAGGCTGACCTCTGCAAAAAGCTGATTGCTCCTGGCTCGTTGAAGGCAGCACGTGATTCGCTGGATCATCATTCCGAGGACCTGGAACGACAGCAATCGAGATATGTGCAGACCTTGTTTGACGCTCAAGTGCTTGCTCATGCGAAAGAAGCGGAAGCGGACCTGAAGTCTTTTGCTCGGCTCTGGCATTGGCGAAGCGCGGAAAAATTGCAGCAAATAATGGGGGCTCTGCAGTATGAACAGCTACTAACAGCGTTTCCACTCTGGGCCGGAGAGATGCGATTCCTCGGCGGCTATCTGCCGTTCCACGCGGAAATGTTTGATCTGGTCATCGTGGATGAAGCATCGCAGGTGAACATTGCCGAGGTGCTGCCCGCGCTCTACCGTGGCACGCGTTTCTGCGTCGTTGGTGACAAAAAACAGCTTGGCCTGGATTCGGCCGGGATGTTCTCGGTCAATCGAACTTTGGAACAACTCATTTGGAATCGACACTGTGGTGCCGACAAATTTCAGGACGCCTTGAGCAAGAAGATGATTCTCAGCAAGGACTCGGTGCTGGATTTCATCACTGAATCGCCTGGTCTGCCGATGTCTTCGACGTTGTTGAAGGAACATTTCCGATCGATGCCTGCACTGTCATCCTTCACGAGTGACCATTTCTACGACTGCAATTTGAAGCTGATGCGCGAGACGCCTGCTCATGTTCAGAAGAAGTGTTTCTCAGCATTTCAAACGGGCGGCAAGCGCGGCAGATTGGATGAAGAGGGAAATCTTTCGACTCAGAAGGTGGTCGAGGAAGAAGTGAAGAAGGTCTTGGAGATTCTCTCACAATTGATCAGGGAGCGGGCCTGGCTGAAACTACCTGCACTAAAGCAACATGGATTCACGGAAAGCAGACCTCCGTCTATTGGCGTCCTTTCATTCACAACTGACCAACGCAACTACCTTCGGGAGAAGATTTTCGAGGAGGACTACTTCGATGCGGTGGAGCGTGCCACCTACAAACTGCAAATTGGGACTACTGAGGAGTTTCAAGGTAGTGAGCGCAATATCATGATCCTCACAATTGCTCACGATGGCGTTTCACGTGGCGGGAACTTCTGGTCTGACAAAAGGCGTGTCAATGTGGCGACGAGCAGAGCCATCGACTACACATACTTCGTGTATGGCGGGCTACCCCCAACTGCCAAGGTCCTGAAGGCCTATTTGAATCACTTCGGAGTAGGGGCCGAGGAAGACTCTGACGGACTAAGTTCAGAGACTTCAGTGCGCCGATACGACTGGAGCTTCAATCGCGAACGGTACAGGCAAGAGCTGATGGAGTCGGAGTTCGAGCAACGGGTTGCAGAATATCTCGAAGAGTATTGTGCCGACCGCGCCGACAGGTATCAGATTCAGATTTTCAATCAGGTTGCCGCAGGCACCAGGTTGGAGAGTTGTGGGCAGAAGCGATTGGACTTTGTCCTTCATTGTGCTTTGACTGGCAAGAGCGTGGCAGTGGAGGTCGATGGCCAGCACCACTTTGACCAAGGCACCGGCAGAAACTACGGCGAGGCACATCTTGAGCGGGTGGCCGTTCTCCGCCGAGCAGGGTGGAACATCGTGCACATCCCCTACTATGAGTGGTACGATAGGGGTTGGCTGTGTGACCGGCAGGAGGACTCAAGGTTCAAACGGAATTGGAAGCGAACGGTAGGTCAGCTTGATACCGCATTGCGCATTGAAGGCCCAACAGAGCGGGGGTAA
- a CDS encoding Gfo/Idh/MocA family protein, translating to MRYETVRIGAIGAGGFGLFALQQFLQVPGTQLVGIAGTHREAALAMAKRFGVADVMSEEALLTDPGVDLVYIATPPFLHFSQARAALEAGKHVICEKPLSMTIAEADELLALAKSRDLLCIANLMQRYNPLSDVITRLVESRVLGACLYGRLENFASDEGLGPNHWFWDRGKSGGIFVEHGVHFFDLFAGWLGQGEVVAAQRSLRPVSGIEEMVQCTVRHATGALVHFHHSFTQPSRLDRQEFRLLFERGDVTLEEWVPVRARIRAVVNEEQTRTLMEMFPGSRLDVLRTWGGSERSARSRFQELDLFQQIDLHHHPEEDKMRRYCELLRSLFADQLAWLRDRSHLRKITEQNGRDSVAMATAATALAEMA from the coding sequence ATGAGATATGAAACCGTGCGCATCGGCGCCATTGGCGCTGGGGGCTTCGGTCTCTTCGCGCTTCAACAGTTCCTTCAAGTCCCCGGCACCCAGCTCGTGGGCATCGCAGGCACTCACCGCGAGGCTGCCTTGGCCATGGCAAAGCGCTTCGGCGTTGCTGACGTCATGAGTGAGGAGGCTCTGCTCACGGACCCCGGCGTGGATCTCGTGTACATTGCCACGCCTCCGTTTCTTCACTTCTCCCAGGCGCGTGCCGCTCTGGAAGCGGGCAAGCATGTCATCTGCGAAAAACCGCTCTCCATGACCATCGCTGAAGCGGACGAACTTCTCGCTCTGGCTAAATCCCGGGACCTGCTCTGCATCGCAAATCTCATGCAGCGCTACAATCCGCTGTCCGACGTCATTACCCGTCTCGTGGAGTCCCGCGTGCTCGGTGCCTGCCTCTATGGACGATTGGAGAACTTCGCCAGCGACGAAGGTCTCGGTCCCAATCATTGGTTCTGGGACCGCGGAAAAAGCGGCGGCATTTTCGTCGAGCACGGCGTCCACTTCTTTGACCTTTTCGCCGGCTGGCTGGGCCAGGGAGAGGTGGTGGCAGCCCAGCGTTCCTTGCGGCCAGTGTCAGGCATCGAAGAGATGGTGCAATGTACCGTGCGCCATGCGACGGGTGCGCTGGTACATTTCCACCACAGCTTCACCCAGCCCTCACGCCTTGATCGGCAGGAATTCCGTCTGCTGTTCGAGCGGGGAGATGTCACCCTCGAAGAATGGGTGCCCGTCCGTGCCCGCATTCGTGCGGTGGTGAACGAGGAGCAGACGCGCACACTCATGGAGATGTTTCCCGGCTCCCGGCTGGATGTGCTGAGGACCTGGGGCGGAAGCGAACGATCCGCCCGCAGTCGCTTCCAGGAGCTCGATCTCTTCCAGCAGATTGACCTCCACCATCATCCCGAGGAGGACAAGATGCGCCGCTACTGCGAACTGCTGCGCTCCCTTTTCGCAGACCAGCTTGCCTGGCTGCGCGACCGCTCCCACCTCCGGAAAATCACCGAACAAAACGGTCGCGATTCCGTCGCGATGGCCACCGCAGCGACGGCACTCGCTGAGATGGCGTAG